GACGAGCGACACCGCGACGAGTGCGGCGATGACGACGAGGACCGACCGGGAATCCATACCGGTTCTGTCTCATCACCCAGTAAATGCTTTCTCTATATTGAGCGGGTCGAGAAAGTGAAATCAGGCGTGAGAACCGTTGGGTGACACTCTCATCGATAACTGTGAACCCAAACTTTTACATTTCTACCTGCCGAATTAACATGTATGGGGCGAAAGCCCGTGAACCTACCAATGGACGCAGCCGAGACAGCAGACGACGAGACCAGTATCGAACTACTGTACGTGCGCGGGGGCTACGCTCGCGACGCACCGGGTCTGGATCCGGACGGCGACCTGTTCCAGCTTACGCGCGACCTGGTCTGCTTCGGGCCGGCTACGTTCGAGAAGGTGGACATCAATCCGGCCGAAGCGCTGTTCGCCGCCTATGCCTCGATCGGCGAGGCCACCTTGCCGACCGACGCGTTCGACACGGCCGACGAACTGCTCGAACAGGTCTACCGGGCTTGCCAGGGACCGGGGAGTCCGGACACCCTGCCATACGAGGGCGACCGGCACCGGAGCATGATGCTCGGCGACGTGATCGTCGTCGACGGGACGCCGCACATGGTCGCCGAAGTCGGCTTCGAGCGCCTCGACGTCGATATCCGCGGCCATCGGGGTGATAATTGATGGCGGACCAGCAGACCCTCGCAGCGAGCGCCGACACCGGACCAGAGATAGGCAAGTCGCTCGCCGAGCGGACCCACTACGCCCACGTCCGGTACGCGGCCATCGACGAGGCTGGCGTCATCTGGTACGATCCGCGCGACGGTCGGGAGTACTTCACGACCGGCGCAAGCGGGGACGACCTCCAGGCCGTCGGCGACGAGGTCCTGACGAGCGTTAAGATCATACCGTTCCGGCCGAGCGATCACGGCGAGCCCGCGGCCCGGTACGTGATCAATCCCCAGCTCTCCCGGAAGGTCCGGCACAACGAGGACTGCGAGTTCCGCGAGGAGTTCGTCCGCACGGACACATTCGGGAAGTCGGACGTCGTCGAGTCGCTCGCCGCAGCTCGGGAGTGGTGCCGCGAGCACATCCCCGGCTACGACGACGCGGACTACCGGAATGCCGTCGCCGAGCGGACCGACATCGAGATTGTCGACGACACTGAGGGCGACCGATGACGCCCGACCCCTCTGACCTCGACCCGGGCGCAGCGTTCGAGCTCCCGGGCGACACGCGACTCGTGATCGTCGGGCGCTGCGACGACACACCGGCCGACGATGACTCCGGCCCGGTGTACGCGGCCAAGGTCACGAAGCCAGACACGGTCCGAACGATACTCAACCGGCCGCACAACATCGAAGCGGCACTCGCCGGTGGGGCGACGTTCGACGGCTACGAGGCGATCACTGAGCGGCGAGACCCGTTCGTCTGCCCGGGCTGTAACCAGCCCAGACGTGACTCCGACGAGTACAGCGCGGCGTTCCTCCTGGACGTCCGAGTCTGCTCCTACGGCTGTGAGCAGGCCGTCCACCAGGCCCGGCGGGTGAACCCTCACGGCGACTAACGGACGCGGTGGGGTTCAGGCCCGACTGGACGGCCCGCGGTTCGACTCCGCGACGGGCCCGTTATGGACAGACCATGCCCCAATCCAGAACAGAACACCTAACCACCGACGCGACCGAGGCGGCAGGTAACGATCAGCCAATGCCCGCTGAACCTACCACCGGGACAGGCGCCGCGCCGGAGCTCGTCGACGTCGTGGAATTATTCACCTCTAACAACGCGGTCCGCTGGTCGAGCGCGCCGGCGGTCCGGGCGGCGAATCTGCATGACCACAAGTCGCTGCTGTTCGCGCCTCATCCCGACCGCCAGGCGCTCGTAGCGGTCGCAACGACGGAGGCGATAGACGGCCGGTCCCAGGAGAACGCCGTCCGGATACGCTCCGATCGCGGCAACCACGCGCTGCCGAAGGAACTCCTCGAGCATCTCGGAGCCGACTTCGACGCCGTCGACACGGGCTCGCTCCGGGTCGCCATCTTCGCGACGGATGGCCTCCTGGTGTTCCAGCCAGCGACGACGGTCGCAGAGTGTCCGGTACCGGCCGATCTGATCGAGGCGACCCGAGCGGGTCAATAGGCTTTAACCGCTCGCTCACATACTATCGGCCGGGCAGACGCCGGCCAGTGTAACTTTGGTAGGTTCACGGGCTAGAACATCGTTCTAGCGATCGGCCGTAGCGTCGCCCTTTCATTCATACTATACCGCCTCGTCGAGATACATCTCTTTCCGGTCGACGATATTCCGGACTGCTGATCGAGAGATTCCCGCGTGGTTCGCGGTCGATCGGATGGACTTGTCCTCCTTTTCGATTCGCTCGATCACTGCCAGTGCAGTGTCGAAGTTCTCGTTGGGGACGAGGTAGCCCTCGTCATCGGTGTCGAATCCGTACGGTGGCCGGCCGAGATGTTTTCCGGCTGCTTCCGCCGCTGCCAGCCCAGCCATAGTCCGCTCTTTGTTCAGCTTCGCCTCAAGTTCCGCCGCCATCCCCAGCAACTGGAGGACCATCTCGTCGTCAACCAGGCCGTCGCCGGCGTCCTCGCCGATGTGGAGATCGGCGTCGATGATGTGGACCGAGACGTCGTTGTCGTCGACGAGCCTGCCGACGGTCCGGTTCAGGTCGCGCATGTTACGTGCGATCCGAGAGACCTCGCGCACAACCACGCGATCGATCTCGCCGTCTTTCGCTAGCTCCATGAGCTCCCGGTAGCCCGACCGGTCGGTGTCGGTCCCCGTGGACTGGTCCTGGAGAACGCGAACATTCCCGGGCTTGACGTCGAGCGTCTCGGTGGTGTACTCCCACGCGGATTTCTTCTGTCCCTCGAGGGATTGCTCCTCAGTCGAGACTCGCGCGTAGATCGCAGTATCGCTCACGTTTCCAACATGGTTGCTAGCTATATAAAAAATACACCTTTAGCACAGGCTGTTGTAAACCGGAGGGTTACTACCACGGTTGGCCGCGAATTTCGATTATTCTAATGTTCAATTCCCTCAAAGACAGAGTGTCGGCTGAGTTTGATTCAAGCGATAATCACGACCACAGATAGTCCCTGATTTGCCCCAGATATTTTGGAGAGAATATGACACCCAGACTAATAGCCGGTACGTATATTACGAAATCGGATTTTCTATCATCAGAGGACAACTTCAAACCAAATTCCGATCGGCTTGTCTTCGTCCATTAGCTGGATCCACTGATATGGGACAATATCGAACTGTTAGCATTTTCATAGCTCGTTCGAGACTATAACCCCTGGTCCGAAATCAGAAATCCATTCTAGGACACTGTAGGGTGCCCGATCTGCACCAATAATTTGCAATTCAAGCGCTCTCAAAAGTTTCAACCACCGGGCACGCTTGAATCGTATGATCATCAGTAAAGTATTTCCAGGCCGGTACGTTTTGTCAGAGTTGTGCCGCTTACCGCTCTCTTCGACACTCCAGCGGTTAAGTCGCCGTTCATTTCGTCCGGCAATCTCGCCGACGAAGAGCGACTAGTCTACTTCCCGGCCACGACGAGAGTACACGCAGGCCTTATCAGCGCGATGGTAGAGCGTGGCCAGGATCTGGTCATCGTGACACCGTCCGACAGAGCAGAATTTCTGCACCTCCACGCCCTAGAAGCTCTCTTCGGACCCAAGGTAGATGGCCGCAACGCGGTCTTCTTGCTCAGCTCCAACACAGAATTCCGTGAGCGGTTCCGACAGCTTGCTCCGACGTCAATGCGTCCACCACACGACAAGTCTCGCTACGCGCGTGAGGAGACCCCGATAGCTAACGTGACGAAAGATGGGTCACTAGCGACAGTAACGAAGAACCTGAACCATCCCGACAAGCCTGCGCGGTTTCTCTTCTCGTACACGAGTACGCGTATTCCTTCGAACGATGTCGGAGACCGAATTCGGTGTGTAATCTACGACGACTCTGTAAAGTACGACGAAGAACGCCTCCTCCGATTACGGAAATGGAAACAGCGAAACGACGTGCCCGCAATAGTCTACTTTACGAGCAATCCGACGTCAGACCTCGTGGAGAAACTACGTGGACGAGCATTTCTCTGGGCGTGGCCACCTCGGCTGTTGTCTGCCGTAGTCAAGAGTGATCAAGATAGTGGGCACGAGTGGATAGGTACCGACGAGGAAGTGAGTCCGACAACCCGCCGTGCCCAGGTCGTCGCCAGGCGGGAGCAGAACCGCGTTTCGGGCCTCTCCATCGAGGTCCATACGTGCGGTGACGGTGACCTCCTCACAGCCCTGAAACGGGCAAACGACCGTCGGGCGAGGTTCGAGTACTTGGCACGAGAGTTGAACGCCGACATCCTCAAGCGTGGCCAGCAGCTTGTGCGGTACGCTCTAGGGAGTTTCCGCGAACTCTTGACCCCACTTGACGTGGCCGACTTTCACGCCCGGCGGACGACGATATCGAGCCGGCTTGCGCAGCTTGATCGGTTCGCGGGCCGCATTGCGTCTGATCCCGAGGCGAATCCCGCAACCGGCACGTTCCGGGACGTAGTCTCAGCTCTCGAAGAGCTGGAGGAACTGTGGGACAATGTACCTGCAAGCGACAAGAAACAGGGCGTGCTCGTCGATAACCTGCTCTACGGTGCGCTCGACAGGGGGGACTCGATTTCCGTCGTCACGGCGACAGAAAGTCAACAGCAAGCACTCACGACGTTCCTCCAGTCTGAGCACGCTGCTCTCTACCGTGACCTGGGTGACGACCTATCGATACACGACACTCGCAGTGTTCGCTCGGCCGACCCGACGGACCACGTCGTCCTCTACGGCGCACTTCGTTGGGGCGACCGTGATCTCCTCCGCACCGACGTCGCAACAGACGCTATCGTCTTGGCGTATCCCATCGAGATGGGCCTCCTCCACTCACAGGTGGACGCCTTGGAGGATTCCTTCGAGTCGATTGCGGACAAAACGTTCTGGAAGGTGATCGACAAGCTGACCCGTATCACTACGGACGAACGCGCGGACGTCGAACGTGTGAACATTGACCTCCCCGAGTACGAAGAACCCAATACGAGCGATCTCGGTGAAGACATCTCCGTAGACGAGGCCGAAGGAGAAGACTTGGGCGAAATCGTGCGAGGGTACGAGACAGATTACGAGGATAGTGAAGACTTCGACCCAACCGAGTACGAGACGTCCTCCACGCACCAGACGACTACCTCTGGGGGACAGACCGAAACCGACTGTCTCGACGTCCACTTTGACGGCGGCCTTTCCATGTACCTCCGCAAAGACACCGAAGTGTACACAGTACGCGAAGGCCACGACAAACTGTTCAAGAAGACCGCTTCGCGCCTCAAGGAACACGACGTCATCGTCCACCTGGGGGACACCGACGAGATGCGTGACCAGCTGTACGCGTTGATTCGTGAACGCGGGGATGTCGGACTGTACTACTATGCGAACTTGTGGAAAGTCAACCTTGAAGCCGCCTTGGAGGAGACCGGTGACGATCTAGACGACTTCGTGGAGAAGATGGAACAACAAGGTCTAGACAAGAACCGCGGCACCTACGAGCGGTGGTACAAGATGGAAGTTCACCGGACGCGATCGAAGAAGAGCTTCTGGGCCATCGCAGATGCGTACGATCTAGACGGCGTGAAAGAGAACTTCAGCCAGGTGTGGAACGCCGTCCAGGAGATGGAGACTATATACAGTCGTCTGAAGAAAGCACTCAGACAGACAGCACTTCGATCTGCCGCCGACGGAACACTGGACGACGTGATGCTGTCGGAGAGTCCGGACATCCGGCTCAGTGACTTCGAGATCGGGAAGTACCTCTTCCG
This Halorientalis sp. IM1011 DNA region includes the following protein-coding sequences:
- a CDS encoding recombinase family protein; its protein translation is MSDTAIYARVSTEEQSLEGQKKSAWEYTTETLDVKPGNVRVLQDQSTGTDTDRSGYRELMELAKDGEIDRVVVREVSRIARNMRDLNRTVGRLVDDNDVSVHIIDADLHIGEDAGDGLVDDEMVLQLLGMAAELEAKLNKERTMAGLAAAEAAGKHLGRPPYGFDTDDEGYLVPNENFDTALAVIERIEKEDKSIRSTANHAGISRSAVRNIVDRKEMYLDEAV
- a CDS encoding DrmE family protein, translated to MPLTALFDTPAVKSPFISSGNLADEERLVYFPATTRVHAGLISAMVERGQDLVIVTPSDRAEFLHLHALEALFGPKVDGRNAVFLLSSNTEFRERFRQLAPTSMRPPHDKSRYAREETPIANVTKDGSLATVTKNLNHPDKPARFLFSYTSTRIPSNDVGDRIRCVIYDDSVKYDEERLLRLRKWKQRNDVPAIVYFTSNPTSDLVEKLRGRAFLWAWPPRLLSAVVKSDQDSGHEWIGTDEEVSPTTRRAQVVARREQNRVSGLSIEVHTCGDGDLLTALKRANDRRARFEYLARELNADILKRGQQLVRYALGSFRELLTPLDVADFHARRTTISSRLAQLDRFAGRIASDPEANPATGTFRDVVSALEELEELWDNVPASDKKQGVLVDNLLYGALDRGDSISVVTATESQQQALTTFLQSEHAALYRDLGDDLSIHDTRSVRSADPTDHVVLYGALRWGDRDLLRTDVATDAIVLAYPIEMGLLHSQVDALEDSFESIADKTFWKVIDKLTRITTDERADVERVNIDLPEYEEPNTSDLGEDISVDEAEGEDLGEIVRGYETDYEDSEDFDPTEYETSSTHQTTTSGGQTETDCLDVHFDGGLSMYLRKDTEVYTVREGHDKLFKKTASRLKEHDVIVHLGDTDEMRDQLYALIRERGDVGLYYYANLWKVNLEAALEETGDDLDDFVEKMEQQGLDKNRGTYERWYKMEVHRTRSKKSFWAIADAYDLDGVKENFSQVWNAVQEMETIYSRLKKALRQTALRSAADGTLDDVMLSESPDIRLSDFEIGKYLFRLEVQSIEEGVKAKSSQIVRLRGF